One window of the Longimicrobiaceae bacterium genome contains the following:
- a CDS encoding arylsulfatase → MARILWEKSFPRRLRFATALAGCAAAILLSACAGAAKPPGTADRSREAAGQRPNVVIILADDLGFSDIGSYGGEIRTPNLDRLAAEGLRFTQFYNTARCYPTRASLLTGLYPHQAGIGAGTFDRGLPGYRGHLTENTVTIAEVLRDAGYRTGMVGKWHVSNTLRRQNEEEQLAWLAHRADYGPFSPLEQYPVNRGFQDYYGNIWGVVDYFDPFSLVNGLEPVDSVPEGYYHTDAISDSAVAYVERYARDDAPFFLYVAYTAPHWPLHALPGDIARYENTYNIGWEAIREARYRRQVEMGLLSSETAPLSPRIDPELTWAENPHREFDARAMAVHAAMVDRMDQGIGRLIGALERTGELENTLIFFLSDNGASPERPSEFGPGFDRPGSTRDGRPVVFPVDKQVLPGPQTVHAGIGPRWANVANTPFRFWKARAHEGGIATPLIIRWPVEMQVPPSSITDQPGHVIDLMATVLDAAGVDYPATYQGRRITPLAGKSLLPILRGEEREGHDAYFWEHMGARAVRSGDWKLVSTGADQPWELYNLATDRTELHDLAEQHPERVRELEAKWTAWARSSQVLPRP, encoded by the coding sequence ATGGCCCGCATCCTTTGGGAAAAATCTTTCCCCCGCCGACTCCGGTTTGCCACGGCGCTCGCCGGCTGTGCCGCAGCGATTCTGCTGTCGGCCTGCGCCGGCGCGGCAAAGCCGCCAGGCACGGCTGATCGATCGCGGGAAGCCGCCGGTCAGAGGCCGAACGTGGTGATCATCCTGGCGGACGATCTTGGGTTCTCCGACATCGGCAGCTACGGCGGAGAGATCCGCACCCCTAACCTGGATCGCCTGGCGGCCGAAGGCCTGCGCTTCACCCAGTTCTACAACACAGCTCGCTGCTATCCCACACGCGCCTCGCTGCTCACCGGCCTCTATCCCCATCAGGCGGGAATCGGTGCCGGGACCTTCGACCGCGGTCTGCCCGGCTACCGGGGTCATCTCACCGAAAACACCGTCACGATCGCGGAGGTGCTGCGCGACGCCGGCTATCGCACGGGGATGGTGGGAAAATGGCACGTCTCCAACACTCTGCGGCGGCAGAACGAGGAGGAGCAACTCGCCTGGTTGGCGCACCGGGCGGACTACGGCCCCTTCTCGCCACTGGAGCAGTACCCGGTCAACCGCGGCTTCCAGGATTACTACGGCAACATCTGGGGTGTGGTCGACTACTTCGACCCCTTCAGCCTGGTCAACGGGCTCGAGCCGGTCGACTCGGTTCCTGAGGGCTATTACCACACCGACGCTATCAGCGACTCCGCGGTCGCCTACGTCGAGCGCTACGCTCGGGACGACGCACCCTTTTTCCTCTACGTGGCGTACACGGCTCCGCATTGGCCGCTACACGCCCTCCCCGGAGACATCGCCAGGTACGAGAACACTTATAACATCGGCTGGGAGGCGATCCGGGAAGCGCGTTACCGTCGCCAGGTAGAGATGGGTCTGCTCTCATCGGAGACCGCGCCGCTTTCGCCCCGCATCGACCCCGAGCTCACCTGGGCAGAGAACCCGCACCGGGAGTTCGACGCGCGCGCGATGGCTGTGCACGCTGCCATGGTCGACCGCATGGATCAGGGGATCGGCCGGCTGATCGGCGCGTTGGAACGGACCGGCGAGTTGGAAAACACGCTCATCTTCTTCCTCTCCGACAACGGCGCGAGCCCCGAGCGACCCTCCGAGTTCGGTCCGGGATTCGACCGACCGGGCAGTACCCGTGATGGTCGCCCCGTCGTCTTCCCCGTCGACAAGCAAGTCCTGCCGGGTCCGCAGACGGTGCACGCGGGCATCGGCCCTCGCTGGGCCAACGTTGCCAACACTCCGTTCCGTTTCTGGAAGGCGCGCGCCCACGAGGGCGGAATCGCCACGCCGCTCATCATCCGCTGGCCGGTGGAGATGCAGGTTCCGCCGAGCAGCATCACGGACCAGCCGGGTCACGTCATCGACCTCATGGCGACGGTGCTCGATGCGGCGGGAGTGGACTACCCCGCCACCTATCAGGGGCGTCGGATCACTCCCCTGGCCGGCAAGAGCCTCCTACCGATCCTCCGCGGGGAGGAGCGGGAGGGGCACGATGCCTACTTCTGGGAGCACATGGGTGCGCGAGCGGTCCGCAGTGGTGACTGGAAGCTCGTCAGCACGGGCGCCGACCAACCCTGGGAGCTCTACAACCTCGCCACCGACCGGACCGAGCTGCACGACCTCGCCGAGCAACATCCCGAGCGGGTGCGAGAGCTGGAAGCGAAGTGGACTGCCTGGGCACGCAGCAGTCAGGTGCTGCCGAGGCCGTAG
- a CDS encoding glycoside hydrolase family 2 TIM barrel-domain containing protein yields the protein MISLRKQTLLAVLLASSIPAATRAQVTGGAGASQWTPAEAPLMTRWGRAVTPDNVWPEYPRPQMVREEWMSLNGLWEYAITEKSASEPARFDGSILVPFTVESALSGVGKPVLPDQRLWYRRSFELPAGWEGQRVLLHFGAVDWETTVWVNDAPAGIHRGGYDPFTIDITDYVRPGQPQEITLSVWDPTSTGDQPRGKQRLQPQGIWYTPTTGIWQTVWLEPVPREASIGELKVTPDVDRGVLAVAVLGHEAMNSDEFAVRVTALDGDREVAQSVNRIDRVHTLTIPDAKLWSPDSPFLYDLRVELFRIPDPVELPQVETGPRRIVRRGDAEQALFSIPADATPIDRVDSYFGMRKISVAPGPDGYPQLMLNNQPLFQYGTLDQGYWPDGVLTPPSDEAMRYDLEFLKEAGFNMLRKHIKVEPARYYYWTDRLGILVWQDMPSGMMMGNERFKERSSEQHVMEEDEGEMLRRAESAAQFEWELQRMMDGLHHFPSIVTWVVFNEGWGQYDTRRIAAAVAERDPSRLVNAASGWKDVPAGHFVAQHSYDIDIWDRTRDGRRNLLPDLDKKRVAVMDEFGGLGYPVEGHLWQSDRNWGYQTYQDADELLRQYRARFDQIKEGRRTHAIRAAVYTQTTDVEGEVNGLLTYDREVVKLDPAVLKELHAPLYEPVTGR from the coding sequence ATGATCTCACTTCGTAAGCAGACACTCCTCGCCGTCCTGCTCGCGAGCTCGATACCGGCTGCGACCCGGGCTCAGGTGACGGGCGGGGCGGGGGCATCGCAATGGACTCCCGCGGAAGCGCCGCTCATGACCCGGTGGGGCCGCGCCGTGACCCCCGACAACGTGTGGCCCGAATACCCGCGCCCTCAGATGGTACGGGAAGAGTGGATGAGCCTGAATGGCCTCTGGGAGTACGCGATCACGGAGAAGTCGGCGTCCGAACCCGCACGGTTCGACGGCTCCATCCTGGTGCCGTTCACGGTCGAATCCGCGCTCTCCGGCGTGGGAAAACCGGTGCTGCCGGATCAGCGCCTCTGGTACCGCCGCTCCTTCGAGCTTCCCGCCGGCTGGGAGGGCCAGAGGGTCCTCCTTCATTTCGGCGCGGTCGATTGGGAGACCACGGTGTGGGTGAACGACGCTCCGGCCGGCATCCACCGCGGCGGCTATGATCCGTTCACCATCGACATCACTGACTACGTCCGCCCGGGACAGCCGCAGGAGATTACCCTTTCAGTGTGGGATCCCACCAGCACCGGTGACCAGCCCCGGGGCAAGCAGCGGTTACAGCCCCAGGGGATCTGGTACACGCCGACCACCGGGATCTGGCAGACCGTCTGGTTGGAGCCGGTGCCGCGCGAGGCGTCGATCGGTGAGCTGAAGGTCACTCCCGATGTCGACCGCGGCGTGCTGGCGGTAGCCGTGCTGGGACACGAGGCGATGAACTCGGACGAGTTCGCCGTGCGCGTCACCGCCCTCGACGGAGATCGCGAGGTGGCGCAGTCGGTCAACCGCATCGACCGAGTGCATACCCTCACCATTCCGGATGCGAAGCTATGGTCGCCGGATAGCCCCTTCCTCTACGACCTGCGCGTGGAGCTCTTCCGCATTCCTGATCCGGTGGAGCTCCCCCAGGTGGAGACCGGGCCGCGCCGTATCGTTCGGCGGGGGGACGCCGAGCAGGCGCTCTTCTCCATTCCCGCGGATGCCACGCCCATCGATCGGGTCGACAGCTACTTCGGCATGCGGAAGATCTCGGTCGCCCCCGGCCCCGACGGCTATCCGCAGCTGATGCTCAACAACCAGCCGCTCTTCCAGTACGGCACACTCGACCAGGGCTACTGGCCGGACGGCGTGCTGACCCCGCCCAGCGACGAGGCGATGCGCTACGACCTCGAGTTCCTGAAGGAGGCGGGCTTCAACATGTTGCGGAAGCACATCAAGGTCGAGCCGGCTCGCTACTACTACTGGACCGACCGCCTGGGCATCCTCGTCTGGCAGGACATGCCCAGCGGGATGATGATGGGCAACGAGCGCTTCAAGGAGCGCAGCAGCGAGCAGCACGTCATGGAGGAGGACGAGGGGGAGATGCTGCGGCGCGCCGAGTCAGCCGCCCAGTTCGAGTGGGAGCTGCAGCGGATGATGGACGGCCTGCACCACTTCCCTTCGATCGTCACCTGGGTGGTGTTCAACGAAGGATGGGGGCAGTACGACACCCGACGCATTGCCGCGGCCGTCGCGGAGCGCGATCCGTCACGGCTGGTGAACGCCGCGAGCGGGTGGAAAGACGTCCCCGCGGGCCACTTCGTCGCCCAGCACAGCTACGACATCGACATCTGGGATCGGACGCGCGATGGCCGACGTAACCTCCTGCCTGACCTCGACAAGAAGCGGGTGGCGGTGATGGATGAGTTCGGCGGCCTCGGCTATCCCGTCGAGGGACACCTCTGGCAGAGCGATCGAAACTGGGGATACCAGACCTACCAAGACGCAGACGAGCTCCTCCGCCAGTACCGCGCAAGGTTCGACCAGATCAAGGAGGGACGGAGAACCCACGCCATCCGGGCGGCCGTCTACACGCAGACCACCGACGTGGAAGGGGAGGTGAACGGTCTGCTCACGTACGACCGTGAGGTGGTCAAACTCGATCCGGCGGTGCTGAAGGAGCTGCATGCTCCTCTATACGAACCCGTAACCGGCAGATGA
- a CDS encoding sulfatase-like hydrolase/transferase, whose amino-acid sequence MRPPPWGPWGAVVTVLLLLLVGACGGAPEEAPARERPPNIVLIFIDDLGYGDFGVTGNTQVPTPNIDRLAREGTLFSRFYVNSPICSPSRVAITTGTYPSRWGIHSFLNSRERNRARGMADWLDLSAPTLARTLQSAGYATGHFGKWHMGGGRDVGDAPLITEYGFDESLTSFEGLGDRYLWPDNAPNGLNQQSADLGRGEIRWTEKHEMTRHYVDRAIDFMGRHRDQPFYINLWPNDVHDEHLPDPALAEKYAGIARNEYEQAFFAVLDEMDRQLGRLFAAIDSLGLAEETLILLTGDNGPTDWPRYYRAGVEPPGSTAGLKGRKWSLYEGGIREPLIVRWPGRVPAGRADETTVIAAMDLFPSLARIAGASLPQEVKLDGEDMSRALLGETVDRTSPIYWYYPNDLKPGNPEFVTPTLAVREGRWKLLVEQDGSGAELYDLSSDPYEQTDLATAHPEVVERLTAQTLSWWQSLAHNAGPPRSAAP is encoded by the coding sequence GTGAGACCGCCACCGTGGGGGCCATGGGGGGCGGTGGTCACGGTGCTGCTACTCTTGCTGGTGGGCGCTTGCGGAGGCGCTCCCGAAGAGGCTCCCGCCCGTGAGCGTCCGCCGAACATCGTCCTCATCTTCATAGACGATCTCGGCTATGGCGATTTCGGCGTAACCGGTAACACGCAGGTCCCCACGCCGAACATCGATCGACTCGCGCGCGAGGGAACGCTCTTTTCGCGCTTCTACGTCAACTCCCCCATCTGCTCCCCATCGCGCGTGGCCATCACCACGGGCACCTATCCCTCCCGTTGGGGGATCCATTCGTTCCTGAACTCCCGCGAGCGCAATCGCGCGCGCGGAATGGCCGACTGGCTCGACCTCTCCGCGCCCACTCTCGCTCGCACCCTGCAGAGCGCCGGCTACGCCACCGGCCACTTCGGCAAGTGGCACATGGGGGGTGGCCGTGACGTCGGAGATGCGCCCCTGATCACCGAATACGGGTTTGACGAGTCCCTCACCTCCTTCGAGGGGCTGGGTGACCGCTATCTCTGGCCGGACAACGCTCCCAACGGCCTCAACCAGCAGAGCGCCGACCTGGGCCGGGGGGAGATCCGCTGGACGGAAAAACACGAGATGACGCGCCACTACGTGGATCGCGCCATCGACTTCATGGGCCGGCACCGCGACCAGCCCTTCTACATCAACCTCTGGCCGAACGACGTCCACGACGAGCACCTGCCCGATCCCGCGCTGGCTGAAAAGTACGCGGGCATCGCTCGCAACGAGTACGAGCAGGCCTTCTTCGCCGTGCTGGACGAGATGGACCGCCAGCTTGGCCGTCTGTTCGCCGCGATCGATTCGCTGGGGCTCGCAGAGGAGACCCTCATCCTGCTCACGGGCGACAACGGCCCGACCGACTGGCCGCGCTACTACCGCGCGGGAGTGGAGCCGCCGGGCAGCACCGCCGGCCTGAAGGGGAGGAAGTGGAGCCTCTACGAAGGGGGTATCCGGGAGCCTCTGATCGTCCGCTGGCCTGGCCGGGTGCCCGCGGGGCGGGCGGATGAAACCACCGTGATCGCGGCGATGGATCTCTTCCCCTCGCTCGCACGGATTGCCGGCGCTTCCCTGCCGCAAGAAGTGAAGCTCGACGGCGAGGACATGAGCCGAGCCCTGCTCGGCGAAACGGTCGACCGGACCTCGCCGATCTACTGGTACTACCCCAACGACCTCAAGCCCGGCAACCCGGAATTCGTTACTCCCACTCTGGCCGTCCGGGAGGGGCGATGGAAGCTGCTGGTCGAGCAGGACGGTAGCGGCGCGGAGCTCTACGACCTCTCGAGCGACCCCTACGAGCAAACCGACCTTGCAACCGCCCACCCGGAGGTTGTCGAGCGGCTGACGGCACAGACGCTTTCCTGGTGGCAATCACTCGCGCACAACGCCGGGCCGCCTCGCTCGGCGGCCCCGTGA